A single Pedobacter sp. PACM 27299 DNA region contains:
- a CDS encoding ABC transporter ATP-binding protein produces MEQKKPTNMDLEKVIEIKGLYKSFGTYDVLKGVDLDLYRGENLVVLGKSGTGKSVLIKIIVGLLTPDQGAVKVLGQMVDEISYKELLALRLKVGFSFQNSALYDSMTVRQNLEFPLVRNQRNLTKGEVNIAVERVLDAVGLLQTINQMPSELSGGQRKRVGIARTLILQPEVMLYDEPTAGLDPITCLEINNLINEVQERFHTSSIVITHDLTCAKAVGNRVAMLLDGKFERQGTFDEVFNTNDERVKPFYDYNFIQ; encoded by the coding sequence ATGGAACAAAAGAAACCCACAAATATGGATCTGGAAAAGGTAATAGAGATCAAAGGACTATACAAGTCTTTTGGCACCTATGACGTCCTTAAAGGCGTCGACCTGGATTTGTACAGAGGAGAAAACTTAGTCGTTCTTGGGAAATCAGGAACAGGAAAATCAGTATTGATTAAGATTATTGTCGGCCTGCTGACACCAGATCAGGGTGCAGTAAAGGTGCTCGGCCAGATGGTGGATGAAATTAGTTACAAAGAACTGTTGGCCTTAAGGCTGAAAGTTGGTTTCTCTTTTCAAAACAGCGCGCTGTACGACAGTATGACCGTGAGGCAAAACCTGGAATTCCCTTTAGTGAGGAACCAGCGAAACCTGACCAAAGGAGAAGTGAATATTGCGGTTGAGCGTGTGCTTGATGCCGTAGGTTTGCTTCAAACCATCAATCAAATGCCATCAGAACTTTCCGGTGGACAAAGAAAAAGGGTGGGCATTGCCAGAACATTGATTCTTCAACCGGAAGTGATGTTATATGATGAACCTACCGCAGGACTAGACCCAATTACCTGTTTAGAGATCAATAACCTGATCAATGAAGTACAGGAAAGATTCCATACCAGTTCTATCGTTATCACCCACGACCTTACCTGCGCAAAAGCAGTAGGAAACCGGGTGGCCATGTTACTTGATGGCAAATTTGAACGTCAGGGAACTTTTGATGAGGTATTCAATACCAATGATGAACGGGTAAAACCATTTTACGATTATAATTTTATACAATAA
- a CDS encoding efflux RND transporter permease subunit: MLQSIIRRPVLATVISVLLVLLGIVGLTRLPITQFPDIAPPTIFVSGVYPGGNSEAVIRSVITPLEESINGVENMDYMKSSASNDGSFSVSIVFKQGTDPDQAAVNVQNRVAQINSQMPPEVLQAGISTSKQQNSNVMYFNVYSEDRAKYDEKFLQNYIKINLVPELKRIQGVGQVQMFGSKDYSMRVWLNPQKMAANNLTPREVTEAISDQSLETAPGKFGEESKEAIEYVVKYKGKLNLPEQYEDLIIKSTADGGVLRLKDVARIEFGAASYSSDTKMDGMDAVTLGILQASGSNANEIEIAVRKSLIKAAKDFPKGIKYEIIQSTKERLDESISQVKTTLIEAFILVFIVVFIFLQDFRSTLIPAIAVPVAIIGTFFFLQLIGFTVNVLTLFALVLAIGIVVDDAIVVVEAVHAKMEGSDLTAREATYSAMSEITGAIVSITLVMAAVFLPIGFMEGSSGIFYKQFAFTLAIAILISAVNALTLSPALCALFLKNPHAEKEGKKTGFSQRFFQAFNTSFDRMTAKYIGSLKWLIRFKWVSLGGLAVVTGITLWMLNTTPKGFVPMEDDSFMIYSLTMPSGTGLDRTTKFIKKVDSTFKSFESVKTTTSVSGFNIMSNSASPAYGLGFVKLKAPKERGEVQNMDAVLGMVNAKMATLKEGTVSVFRMPPVAGYGAIGGVEFVLQDRTGGDLQKFSQVANKIVGELFGVDGVAVAFTTFKADYPQFELEVNDQKAKQLGVSVRGLLSTIQVYYGGSQASDFNRFGKYYRVNVKADGIYRTDKESLNMVFVKNAKGDMVPASELVSVRKVYGPESVDRYNLFNSITINAIAKPGVSNGKIMDEVEKLLAEKLPNGYSYEWNGLSREEKSSGSQTVFILALSLLFVYFLLAAQYESYILPLAVMLSIPTGLLGVFIAIKIAGIDNNIYVQIGLIMLIGLLAKNAILIIEFALQRRKEGMDLIPAALEGSRLRLRPILMTSLAFIAGMIPLMIATGGSAMGNRSISTGAAGGMLAGVVLGLFIIPVLFVVFQSLQEKITGKPGIETDPQVKSH, encoded by the coding sequence ATGTTACAATCTATTATAAGAAGGCCGGTATTGGCAACGGTGATCTCTGTCCTCCTGGTACTCCTGGGGATAGTAGGCCTTACCCGTTTGCCGATTACCCAGTTTCCCGACATTGCCCCGCCTACCATTTTCGTATCCGGTGTATACCCTGGAGGAAACTCTGAGGCGGTCATCCGTTCTGTCATCACCCCGCTGGAAGAATCCATCAATGGGGTAGAAAACATGGACTACATGAAATCTTCCGCCAGTAATGACGGTTCCTTTTCAGTATCCATTGTGTTTAAGCAAGGTACAGACCCAGATCAGGCGGCAGTAAACGTACAAAACCGCGTAGCCCAGATCAACAGTCAGATGCCACCAGAAGTACTGCAGGCAGGGATCAGTACCTCCAAACAGCAAAACAGTAATGTGATGTACTTCAACGTTTATAGTGAAGACCGCGCAAAATATGATGAGAAATTCCTGCAAAATTACATCAAGATCAACCTTGTTCCTGAGCTAAAAAGGATTCAGGGTGTAGGTCAGGTACAGATGTTCGGCTCCAAAGATTACTCGATGCGCGTTTGGTTAAATCCGCAGAAAATGGCGGCCAACAATTTAACGCCGAGAGAAGTTACGGAAGCGATTTCAGATCAGAGTTTAGAGACTGCTCCGGGAAAATTCGGAGAAGAATCCAAAGAAGCAATTGAATATGTCGTAAAATACAAAGGAAAGTTAAACTTACCGGAGCAATATGAGGATCTGATCATCAAATCTACTGCCGATGGTGGTGTACTCCGCTTAAAAGACGTTGCGAGGATCGAATTTGGTGCCGCCAGTTATTCCAGTGACACCAAAATGGATGGCATGGATGCCGTCACATTAGGGATTTTACAAGCCAGTGGTTCCAATGCCAATGAAATTGAAATTGCAGTTCGTAAGTCTTTGATTAAAGCAGCGAAAGATTTCCCTAAAGGTATCAAGTATGAAATCATTCAAAGTACAAAAGAAAGATTAGACGAATCCATCAGCCAGGTAAAAACGACCTTGATTGAGGCCTTTATCCTGGTGTTTATTGTGGTATTCATTTTCCTGCAGGATTTCAGGTCTACCCTGATCCCGGCGATTGCCGTTCCGGTAGCGATTATTGGTACATTTTTCTTTTTGCAGCTGATCGGTTTTACTGTGAACGTACTGACCTTATTTGCATTGGTACTGGCCATCGGTATTGTAGTCGATGATGCGATTGTAGTGGTGGAGGCCGTTCATGCGAAAATGGAAGGCTCCGATTTAACTGCCCGCGAAGCAACCTATTCCGCTATGAGTGAAATTACGGGAGCGATTGTATCGATTACCCTGGTCATGGCGGCAGTATTCCTGCCAATTGGCTTCATGGAAGGTTCTTCAGGGATTTTCTATAAACAATTTGCCTTTACACTGGCCATTGCGATTCTGATTTCTGCGGTAAACGCCCTGACTTTAAGTCCGGCATTGTGTGCACTGTTCTTAAAGAATCCGCATGCGGAAAAAGAAGGTAAGAAAACAGGTTTTTCTCAACGTTTTTTCCAGGCTTTCAACACTTCATTTGACCGAATGACGGCAAAGTACATTGGCAGCCTAAAATGGCTGATCAGGTTCAAATGGGTAAGTTTAGGCGGTTTGGCAGTAGTAACCGGAATTACCCTTTGGATGCTGAATACAACGCCTAAAGGATTTGTACCCATGGAGGACGATAGTTTCATGATTTACTCCTTAACAATGCCTTCCGGTACTGGTTTAGACCGTACCACCAAGTTCATTAAAAAGGTAGACTCTACCTTCAAAAGCTTTGAATCGGTAAAAACTACCACCAGTGTATCTGGATTTAACATCATGAGCAACTCTGCAAGTCCTGCTTATGGACTGGGTTTTGTGAAACTGAAAGCACCAAAAGAAAGAGGTGAAGTACAGAATATGGACGCGGTATTAGGGATGGTTAATGCAAAAATGGCCACCCTGAAAGAAGGAACAGTGAGTGTGTTCCGCATGCCTCCAGTTGCCGGATACGGTGCCATTGGTGGTGTAGAATTCGTATTGCAGGACCGTACAGGCGGCGATCTGCAGAAATTCAGCCAGGTAGCCAACAAGATTGTCGGCGAATTATTTGGTGTGGATGGCGTTGCTGTCGCATTTACCACCTTTAAAGCGGATTACCCGCAATTTGAACTGGAAGTAAACGACCAAAAAGCCAAGCAGCTGGGCGTGAGCGTAAGAGGTTTACTGAGCACGATACAAGTATATTATGGTGGCTCTCAAGCTTCAGATTTCAACCGTTTCGGTAAATACTACCGTGTCAATGTGAAAGCAGACGGCATTTACAGAACGGATAAAGAATCACTGAATATGGTGTTTGTAAAGAATGCCAAAGGTGATATGGTGCCTGCAAGTGAGCTGGTATCCGTGAGAAAAGTATACGGTCCGGAATCTGTAGACCGTTACAACCTGTTCAATTCCATCACCATCAATGCGATCGCCAAACCTGGAGTGAGCAATGGAAAGATCATGGATGAAGTAGAGAAATTACTAGCAGAAAAACTACCAAACGGCTATAGCTATGAGTGGAACGGACTTTCCAGAGAAGAGAAATCTTCTGGATCGCAAACCGTATTTATCCTTGCCTTGAGCTTATTGTTTGTATACTTCTTGCTGGCAGCTCAATATGAGAGTTATATCCTACCATTAGCAGTGATGTTATCCATCCCTACTGGTCTACTGGGTGTATTTATTGCCATTAAGATTGCCGGTATCGACAACAACATTTATGTACAGATCGGATTGATTATGCTGATAGGTTTATTGGCTAAAAATGCGATTCTGATCATTGAGTTTGCTTTACAGCGCCGAAAAGAAGGTATGGACCTGATCCCTGCTGCATTAGAAGGATCAAGACTACGTTTGAGACCGATCCTGATGACTTCCCTGGCCTTCATTGCGGGTATGATCCCATTGATGATTGCTACTGGTGGATCAGCAATGGGGAACCGCTCTATCAGTACTGGTGCTGCTGGTGGGATGCTTGCAGGGGTAGTCCTGGGACTGTTTATCATTCCAGTACTCTTTGTGGTATTCCAATCTCTACAGGAAAAAATAACCGGGAAACCGGGAATAGAAACCGACCCACAGGTCAAATCTCATTAA
- a CDS encoding MlaD family protein encodes MQVTDTRRKVTVGVFVFLGLLIFVLGVFTLGGQKKTFVKSFTVDVVFNDIQGLKAGNNVWFSGVKVGTIKKIQFFGTSQVQVFLSIEEEAHKYIHKDATATISSDGLIGNKIIVVTGGTPKFPFVEEGDRLKASNALSTDDIMKTFQVNNKNLVDVTSDFKILAKNLVEGKGAAGALLADQQIADNFKAIVQNLKVTTEAANKMALDLNTFTRKMNTKGGLADKMLTDTMVFSQLQASVNELKKTASSAAALTDNLNKASSKLNQSDNAAGLLLNDQKAADQIRVIMQNLEGSSKKLDQNMEALQHNFLLRGFFKKKAKAEAEAAKTPVQP; translated from the coding sequence ATGCAGGTAACAGACACGCGTCGCAAAGTAACAGTAGGAGTATTCGTATTCCTTGGACTACTCATTTTTGTATTAGGAGTTTTTACGTTGGGAGGCCAGAAAAAGACATTTGTAAAAAGCTTTACTGTTGATGTTGTTTTTAATGATATCCAGGGATTAAAGGCAGGAAACAATGTTTGGTTTTCAGGCGTAAAAGTCGGAACCATCAAAAAGATCCAGTTCTTTGGCACTTCACAGGTACAGGTATTTTTAAGTATTGAAGAAGAAGCACATAAATACATCCATAAAGATGCCACCGCAACCATCAGTTCTGACGGTTTGATTGGTAATAAAATCATTGTTGTGACCGGTGGTACGCCAAAATTTCCATTCGTGGAAGAAGGAGACCGCTTAAAAGCCAGCAATGCACTTTCTACGGATGACATTATGAAAACTTTCCAGGTGAACAATAAAAACCTGGTAGATGTAACTTCAGACTTTAAAATTCTTGCTAAAAATCTGGTAGAAGGAAAAGGTGCTGCAGGTGCTTTACTAGCAGATCAGCAGATTGCTGATAACTTTAAAGCGATTGTACAGAATTTAAAAGTGACGACAGAAGCAGCCAATAAAATGGCCTTAGACCTGAACACTTTCACCAGAAAGATGAATACTAAAGGCGGATTAGCAGATAAGATGCTGACCGATACTATGGTTTTCTCACAGTTACAGGCTTCAGTTAATGAGTTGAAGAAAACAGCAAGTTCTGCCGCAGCTTTAACAGATAACCTGAATAAAGCCAGCTCGAAATTAAACCAGAGTGACAATGCCGCTGGCCTGTTATTAAACGACCAGAAAGCAGCAGATCAAATCAGAGTGATCATGCAAAATCTGGAAGGAAGCAGCAAGAAACTGGATCAAAACATGGAAGCTTTACAGCATAACTTTTTGTTGAGAGGTTTCTTCAAGAAAAAAGCGAAAGCAGAAGCTGAGGCCGCAAAAACGCCAGTACAACCTTAA
- a CDS encoding YtxH domain-containing protein encodes MGLLKSLLIGAAVYGAVKYATKKGTNGKSLVDELTEQAPEWLDKAKEFGNDLKQQYRQTTDPYQE; translated from the coding sequence ATGGGCCTACTCAAATCTCTACTTATCGGTGCAGCAGTTTATGGCGCTGTAAAATATGCCACAAAAAAAGGTACCAACGGAAAATCTCTTGTCGACGAATTGACAGAACAGGCTCCGGAATGGCTGGATAAGGCGAAAGAATTTGGAAATGACCTGAAACAGCAATACCGTCAAACTACAGATCCTTATCAGGAATAA
- a CDS encoding efflux RND transporter periplasmic adaptor subunit, whose product MFFPQNLRNNTRYFLLLSLLFPALFLSSCGSKAGQEQAGGTPPPAPEIPVIAVLEQAAVTFNEYSAAIEGRVNVDIRPQVDGYLDKIFVDEGAYVKAGQPLFKINDRVYQEQLNTANAAMEAAKATLRTAQIEVNKIKPLVQNKVVSEVQLSTAEANYNQAQAAVSQAKSTIASAKINIGFTLIKAPISGFIGKIPKRVGNLISKGDQEPMTTLSDTKDVYAYFSMSEPAFLQFNAQIKGANMTEKLKKLPPVTLLLADGTTYPQKGRIQLVDGQFDKNTGSISLRAMFPNPQGLLRSGNTGKIRLEEQHEQVVMVPKAATMDVQDKIFVYLVGKGNKLERRAILISGKSGNNYLVKDGLKKGETIVYSGLDGLTEEAEIKPKPLNADSVYRAQ is encoded by the coding sequence ATGTTTTTCCCCCAAAATCTTAGAAACAATACCCGATATTTCTTGCTATTGTCCCTGCTTTTCCCTGCATTGTTTTTAAGCAGCTGCGGATCGAAAGCCGGACAGGAACAAGCCGGCGGAACTCCGCCTCCAGCACCGGAAATCCCGGTGATCGCTGTGCTGGAACAAGCTGCGGTTACCTTTAATGAATATAGTGCTGCCATTGAAGGCAGGGTAAATGTAGACATTCGCCCGCAGGTAGATGGTTACCTGGACAAAATCTTTGTGGATGAAGGTGCCTACGTAAAAGCTGGTCAGCCTTTGTTCAAAATCAACGATCGTGTGTATCAGGAACAGCTGAATACTGCCAACGCAGCTATGGAAGCCGCAAAAGCGACCTTGCGTACTGCTCAGATTGAAGTGAATAAAATCAAACCTTTAGTGCAAAACAAAGTGGTTTCGGAGGTACAGTTGAGTACCGCAGAAGCAAATTACAATCAGGCACAGGCTGCGGTATCACAAGCAAAATCAACCATTGCCTCGGCAAAGATCAATATCGGTTTCACATTGATTAAAGCCCCGATCTCTGGCTTTATTGGTAAAATTCCAAAAAGAGTGGGCAACCTGATCAGCAAAGGCGATCAGGAACCCATGACTACCCTTTCCGACACGAAAGATGTGTATGCTTATTTCTCCATGAGTGAACCTGCTTTTCTTCAGTTCAATGCACAAATTAAAGGTGCAAACATGACGGAGAAGCTGAAAAAACTTCCTCCGGTAACCCTGCTGCTTGCCGATGGAACTACTTATCCTCAAAAAGGAAGAATTCAACTGGTAGATGGTCAGTTCGACAAAAACACCGGATCGATCAGTCTTAGGGCAATGTTCCCGAATCCTCAGGGATTACTACGTTCTGGAAACACCGGAAAAATCCGTTTGGAAGAGCAGCATGAACAAGTAGTGATGGTCCCTAAAGCTGCTACAATGGATGTTCAGGATAAGATTTTCGTCTACCTGGTCGGAAAAGGAAATAAGTTAGAACGTAGAGCAATCCTTATTTCTGGCAAAAGCGGCAACAATTACCTGGTTAAAGATGGCCTTAAAAAAGGAGAAACCATTGTGTATTCAGGCCTGGATGGTTTAACGGAAGAGGCTGAAATTAAGCCAAAACCATTAAATGCCGATAGCGTTTACCGCGCTCAATAA
- a CDS encoding sensor histidine kinase has product MLKPRTILSKPLNRHLRFITIPLIFVVLNLLSYFLNPYSPYYQLYFERPALEIITDASLTLLFCVLIFELSVFNSSMLDKVIPWTERPFMRFSIQLLTQIVFVIILMVLLYYIGSLVYTYKEKPTFEEELNSIQFVYVCVIMGILISAVTTGNFLLQKWTATMMEATELKLKTAEFKEIAMQAELQSLKLQLDPHFMFNNFSTLSELISEDQLKAEVFLRNLSRVYRYMIANLKKDIVSLEEELKFVDAYLYLIRIRYGENVIVSVDINNDDDRGIPPITLQLLIENAIKHNAATKSNPLLIEIYNTDSHIVVSNNLQRIKLSIPSARIGLQNIRSRYALLSEDLPYILENEESFAVYLPLLPL; this is encoded by the coding sequence ATGCTGAAACCCCGTACAATTCTTTCTAAACCCCTAAACAGACACCTTCGTTTCATTACGATTCCTTTGATCTTTGTGGTGCTGAACTTATTGTCTTATTTCCTCAATCCCTACAGCCCTTATTACCAACTCTATTTTGAAAGACCTGCCCTGGAAATCATTACAGACGCAAGTTTAACGCTGCTTTTCTGCGTGCTGATTTTTGAGCTGAGTGTGTTTAATTCTTCCATGCTAGATAAAGTAATTCCCTGGACAGAGCGTCCGTTTATGCGTTTCAGCATCCAGCTGCTCACCCAAATTGTATTTGTCATCATTTTGATGGTCCTGTTATATTATATCGGATCATTGGTGTATACGTATAAAGAAAAACCTACCTTCGAAGAGGAGCTGAACAGCATTCAATTCGTCTACGTATGTGTGATTATGGGAATCCTGATCAGTGCTGTAACTACTGGAAACTTCCTTTTACAAAAGTGGACCGCCACCATGATGGAAGCTACAGAATTGAAATTAAAAACGGCAGAATTCAAAGAAATTGCCATGCAGGCAGAGCTTCAATCCCTAAAGCTGCAGCTCGATCCACATTTCATGTTCAATAACTTCAGTACACTTTCGGAACTGATTTCTGAAGATCAGTTAAAAGCAGAGGTTTTCCTGAGAAACTTATCAAGGGTGTATCGATACATGATTGCCAATCTTAAAAAAGACATCGTTTCCCTGGAAGAAGAACTCAAATTTGTAGATGCCTATTTATACCTCATCAGGATCCGCTATGGAGAAAATGTGATTGTCTCCGTAGACATTAACAATGATGACGACCGCGGTATCCCGCCCATCACCTTACAGCTGCTGATTGAAAATGCGATCAAACACAATGCAGCCACTAAAAGCAACCCTTTACTCATAGAAATTTACAATACCGATTCCCATATTGTGGTGAGTAATAACCTGCAGAGAATTAAACTTTCCATTCCTTCTGCCCGTATCGGCTTACAAAATATACGAAGCAGGTATGCCTTATTGTCGGAAGACCTGCCTTACATTCTAGAAAATGAAGAGTCTTTTGCCGTTTATTTACCTTTACTTCCATTGTAG
- a CDS encoding MlaE family ABC transporter permease: MDNKAENPAILQKQAKPPGKITRMFLTLYDVCQFVTRFFREGFLPPYEGKELMRQCYDIGYRSLALISLTGFITGIVFTKQSRPSLAEFGATSWLPSLVGIALLRTLAPLLTSLIAAGKVGSSIGAELGSMRVTEQIDAMEVSATNPFKFLVTTRVLASTITIPILTFYTAMVGMLGALLNVSLFEDTSARAFFQASLEQITFLDITASTVKAILFGFTIGIVGCYQGYNSSKGTEGVGKAANSAVVIGMFLIFIEEVISVQFFGLFRS; the protein is encoded by the coding sequence ATGGATAACAAAGCTGAAAATCCAGCCATTTTACAAAAACAAGCCAAGCCACCTGGAAAGATCACCAGGATGTTCCTGACACTTTATGACGTATGTCAGTTCGTCACGCGGTTTTTCAGAGAAGGATTTCTTCCTCCTTATGAAGGAAAAGAACTGATGCGCCAATGTTACGACATCGGATATCGTTCCCTGGCTTTAATCTCCCTAACCGGATTTATCACAGGAATTGTATTTACAAAGCAGTCGAGACCCTCACTGGCAGAATTTGGTGCCACTTCATGGCTGCCTTCCTTAGTCGGAATTGCCTTACTCAGAACCCTTGCTCCCCTCCTGACCTCGCTCATTGCAGCGGGAAAAGTAGGCTCCAGTATTGGTGCAGAGCTGGGATCTATGCGTGTTACGGAACAAATAGACGCCATGGAAGTATCGGCCACCAACCCTTTTAAATTTTTAGTCACAACCAGAGTCCTCGCCTCTACAATTACCATTCCTATTCTTACTTTTTATACCGCAATGGTAGGTATGTTAGGTGCCCTGCTCAACGTTTCCTTATTCGAGGATACCAGTGCAAGAGCATTTTTCCAGGCTTCTTTAGAACAGATTACCTTTTTAGACATTACCGCATCCACCGTTAAAGCCATTCTTTTTGGTTTTACTATTGGAATTGTCGGCTGTTACCAGGGCTATAATTCTTCCAAAGGAACAGAGGGCGTAGGTAAAGCGGCCAACTCCGCAGTAGTGATCGGGATGTTCCTCATCTTTATTGAAGAGGTAATTTCGGTACAATTTTTTGGTTTATTCAGGTCTTGA
- a CDS encoding efflux transporter outer membrane subunit, translating into MNYPHKLYTCAALAILITGCKVGKEYVRPATGLPTEYSAVQQSADSSSVATLSTKAFFNDDALQQLIDSANTKNYDLLIAMKNIESANQSLREAKVNFLPELGLNIQANTNRPSKNSLNGLSMGQFFSSSTIQDYNAALNLSWEIGLWGKLNRMKGKALAEYLQTQEASKLIRSKLVASVATGYYNLLMLDEQLRIANRTVALNDSTLQMTKLQWDAGLTTILAVQQAEAQKLSSEQLVPTLQQGISIQENALSQLTGTLPASVYRVKKLNEISPAVQIPAGYPVALLNNRADVKASEYALRAANESVGIAQASMYPALNITAQGGVNSFKSSNWFNIPGSLFGTLAGSVTQPLFQRRLLKTRFEIAKVEREKSVLQFRQTLLLAVTEVSDALTKSTRLKEQLILAERRVNTLRSAIKNADMLYKSGMATYLEVILAQGSLLQSELELSDLKRQRLAADVELYTALGGGINP; encoded by the coding sequence ATGAATTACCCTCATAAATTATATACCTGCGCCGCCCTTGCCATCCTGATTACAGGATGCAAGGTGGGCAAAGAATATGTGCGCCCGGCTACCGGATTACCGACAGAATATTCTGCGGTACAGCAATCTGCGGACTCCAGTAGCGTAGCCACATTGAGTACAAAAGCCTTCTTTAACGACGATGCGCTACAGCAGCTGATTGACAGTGCCAACACTAAGAATTATGACCTGCTGATCGCGATGAAAAACATCGAGAGTGCCAACCAAAGTTTGCGGGAAGCAAAAGTCAATTTCTTACCGGAACTGGGTTTAAACATCCAGGCCAACACCAACAGACCCTCTAAAAACAGTTTGAATGGCTTGAGTATGGGGCAGTTTTTTAGTTCCAGCACCATTCAGGATTACAATGCAGCTTTAAATCTGTCCTGGGAAATTGGCTTATGGGGAAAACTGAACCGCATGAAAGGCAAAGCACTCGCTGAATACCTTCAAACTCAGGAAGCCTCCAAACTGATCCGCAGCAAACTGGTTGCTAGTGTGGCTACAGGTTATTATAACCTGCTGATGTTAGATGAACAACTGCGCATTGCCAACCGTACGGTTGCTTTAAATGACAGCACCTTACAAATGACAAAACTGCAATGGGATGCTGGTTTAACCACCATCCTCGCTGTTCAGCAGGCAGAAGCACAAAAACTCAGTTCAGAGCAACTGGTACCTACCTTGCAGCAAGGAATCAGTATTCAGGAAAACGCGTTAAGTCAGCTGACAGGGACACTTCCAGCATCAGTTTACCGCGTAAAAAAACTGAATGAAATTAGCCCGGCAGTCCAAATCCCTGCTGGTTATCCAGTGGCATTACTGAACAATCGTGCAGATGTAAAAGCCAGCGAATATGCCCTGCGTGCCGCCAATGAATCAGTTGGCATTGCACAAGCCAGCATGTATCCGGCATTAAATATTACCGCACAGGGTGGCGTGAATTCCTTTAAATCCAGCAACTGGTTTAACATTCCGGGTTCGCTGTTTGGCACACTTGCCGGATCAGTTACCCAACCCTTGTTTCAGCGCCGACTGTTAAAAACCAGGTTCGAAATTGCTAAAGTAGAAAGAGAGAAATCGGTATTACAGTTCAGACAAACCCTGCTTTTAGCAGTGACTGAAGTGTCTGATGCTTTAACCAAATCGACCCGATTAAAAGAACAGCTGATATTGGCAGAGCGTCGCGTAAACACCTTACGTTCGGCCATCAAAAATGCGGACATGCTGTATAAAAGCGGTATGGCTACTTATTTGGAAGTGATTCTTGCCCAGGGAAGCCTGCTGCAAAGCGAATTGGAACTGAGCGATCTGAAACGCCAGCGACTGGCTGCGGATGTGGAACTTTACACCGCATTAGGTGGTGGAATCAACCCCTAG
- a CDS encoding LytR/AlgR family response regulator transcription factor produces the protein MNILIIEDEKPNANRLIKLLAELREDVHIMGVLGSVEESVNFLTQHPHPDLILMDIRLGDGLCFEIFPKVELHCPVIFTTAYDEYALRAFKIYSLAYLLKPVEKAELKEALSMYDHIIQETNPNKALDQLVDYIKSKSVIYRSRFLLPYKDGYKTILVSSIDYIYSEHKITHLVLDDQTDLIVPFTMDELEDQLDPVCFFRANRQHMIHINSIYSIHNYFNGKLKVILKNPLSGEIIISKEKSGQFKAWLDR, from the coding sequence ATGAATATTCTAATCATCGAAGACGAAAAGCCCAATGCCAACAGACTGATTAAATTACTGGCGGAATTGAGAGAAGACGTGCATATTATGGGCGTATTGGGCAGTGTAGAAGAAAGCGTGAACTTCCTGACCCAGCATCCGCATCCAGATTTAATTCTGATGGACATCAGATTGGGAGATGGTTTATGCTTCGAAATCTTCCCGAAAGTAGAGCTCCACTGCCCGGTAATTTTCACCACAGCCTATGACGAATATGCACTTCGTGCCTTTAAAATTTACAGCCTTGCCTACTTGCTTAAGCCCGTAGAAAAGGCCGAATTAAAGGAAGCTTTGAGTATGTACGATCATATTATACAGGAAACAAATCCCAATAAAGCTTTGGATCAATTGGTAGATTACATCAAATCAAAATCAGTAATATACCGCTCCAGGTTTCTTTTACCTTATAAAGATGGCTACAAAACCATTCTCGTTTCTTCCATTGATTACATTTATTCTGAACACAAAATCACACACCTGGTATTGGACGACCAGACAGATCTGATTGTCCCCTTCACGATGGATGAACTGGAAGATCAGTTAGACCCCGTTTGCTTTTTCCGCGCCAACCGTCAGCACATGATTCACATCAACAGCATCTACTCCATCCATAACTATTTCAATGGCAAACTGAAAGTCATTCTGAAAAACCCGCTTTCCGGTGAAATCATCATCAGCAAAGAAAAGTCCGGGCAGTTTAAGGCCTGGCTCGACCGATAA